From the Polynucleobacter sp. MWH-UH35A genome, one window contains:
- the crcB gene encoding fluoride efflux transporter CrcB, whose protein sequence is MWLSIFAIFFGAGFGALLRAAFNLLTAGVASSLPLGTFISNMVGGYLIGIAVAFFGNNPDLSAEWKLLVVTGFLGGLTTFSSFSAEVVGFMQRGEFTWALGTALMNLVGSLALTFLGILTYQALK, encoded by the coding sequence ATGTGGCTATCGATTTTTGCAATCTTCTTTGGGGCGGGTTTTGGCGCTTTATTAAGGGCAGCCTTTAATTTGCTCACTGCAGGCGTTGCATCATCCTTGCCTTTGGGAACATTCATATCCAATATGGTTGGTGGATATTTGATCGGTATCGCAGTTGCATTCTTTGGCAACAACCCTGATCTTTCTGCTGAGTGGAAGCTTTTAGTTGTAACTGGCTTTTTGGGAGGCCTCACTACCTTCTCTAGTTTTTCAGCTGAGGTTGTTGGCTTTATGCAGCGCGGAGAATTTACCTGGGCTTTGGGTACAGCACTTATGAACCTAGTGGGTTCACTGGCATTGACCTTCCTGGGCATCTTGACTTACCAAGCGCTTAAATAA
- a CDS encoding tripartite tricarboxylate transporter substrate binding protein has translation MRLIQHFTIFLVSLLSVFGNASFAQNNYPNKPINFIVPYGAGGSADSRSRQLAQKMSVLLKQPIVVDNKPGAGGNIGTEAIVRSAPDGYTIGMGNFAPMAVNKTLFGNLRYDPETDLTPIILIEKGPLVLVVNPNSPYKTVQDIVAAAKAKSGVLTFSSGGIGGSHQLSAELFELNAGIQMIHVPYKSGSAALTDLMGGNVDLMFDQMYSAVPSIQAGKIRPLAITSKKRSPLLPNVPSFAELGYPKVEVLNWQGLIAPKGTPKAIIDKLNAAANEALKDPQLRELMLSQGNEIGGGSPAEFATLIKSEAAKWSTVVKSANIKPE, from the coding sequence ATGAGACTGATTCAACACTTCACCATTTTTCTAGTGAGCTTGCTCTCTGTTTTCGGCAATGCTTCTTTTGCACAAAACAATTACCCTAATAAACCCATCAACTTCATCGTGCCTTATGGCGCTGGCGGAAGTGCTGACTCTCGAAGCCGACAACTCGCACAAAAGATGAGTGTTTTACTCAAGCAACCAATTGTGGTTGATAACAAACCTGGTGCTGGCGGCAATATTGGTACAGAAGCGATTGTTCGATCTGCGCCCGATGGCTACACCATTGGCATGGGAAACTTTGCGCCAATGGCAGTGAATAAAACACTTTTTGGCAATTTACGGTATGACCCAGAAACGGATTTAACACCTATCATCTTGATTGAAAAAGGTCCCTTGGTCTTAGTAGTGAATCCCAACTCTCCTTACAAAACTGTGCAAGATATTGTTGCAGCGGCCAAGGCAAAATCCGGTGTTTTGACATTCTCTTCTGGCGGCATTGGTGGCAGCCATCAGCTCTCTGCGGAATTGTTTGAACTCAATGCTGGCATTCAGATGATTCATGTACCTTATAAAAGCGGATCAGCTGCTTTAACGGATCTTATGGGTGGTAATGTGGATCTCATGTTTGATCAAATGTATTCCGCTGTACCAAGCATTCAAGCAGGCAAGATTCGCCCACTTGCTATTACCAGCAAAAAGCGCTCGCCTCTTTTGCCAAATGTTCCAAGCTTTGCAGAATTGGGTTACCCAAAGGTTGAAGTACTCAATTGGCAGGGATTAATTGCACCAAAGGGCACGCCAAAAGCCATTATTGATAAATTAAATGCTGCTGCAAATGAGGCGCTCAAGGATCCGCAATTACGTGAGCTCATGCTTTCTCAGGGAAATGAGATTGGTGGTGGAAGCCCTGCTGAATTTGCCACTCTGATCAAGTCAGAGGCAGCTAAGTGGAGTACAGTAGTCAAGAGTGCCAATATCAAGCCGGAGTAA
- the ygiD gene encoding 4,5-DOPA dioxygenase extradiol, whose translation MTSHRQPAVFAGHGSPMYAIEPNRYTAAWSALGKSLKRPDAILVISAHWVTRGTWVTAMPKPKTIHDFGGFPQALFDIQYPAPGSPALADRVQALLNVPVVLEENEWGVDHGAWSILKYMYPDASVPVVQLSLDGSMSARQHYELAKQLRPLRDENILILSSGNIVHNLRTIHWQAGAEPYPWATKFNEFFASEIRANHHDALIDWESYGDAAHLSIPTPEHYWPALYTLALQQEGEQAKVFTDGIEMSSISMLGFSIQ comes from the coding sequence ATGACTAGCCATCGCCAACCTGCAGTATTTGCTGGCCATGGCAGTCCAATGTATGCCATAGAGCCCAACCGCTACACAGCGGCGTGGTCGGCTCTTGGAAAATCGTTAAAGCGCCCTGACGCTATATTGGTAATTTCAGCGCATTGGGTAACTCGAGGTACTTGGGTTACTGCAATGCCAAAACCAAAAACGATTCACGACTTTGGCGGATTTCCGCAAGCACTCTTTGATATTCAATACCCAGCGCCAGGAAGTCCAGCTTTGGCGGATCGTGTTCAGGCCTTATTAAATGTCCCTGTAGTGCTCGAAGAAAATGAGTGGGGTGTTGACCACGGCGCGTGGTCTATTCTCAAATACATGTACCCAGATGCCAGCGTGCCGGTGGTGCAGTTAAGTTTGGATGGCTCTATGTCGGCGCGTCAGCACTACGAGCTAGCAAAGCAGTTGCGTCCTCTACGTGATGAAAATATCTTGATTCTGTCCAGTGGCAATATAGTGCATAACTTGCGAACGATCCATTGGCAAGCAGGGGCAGAGCCCTATCCTTGGGCAACAAAATTCAATGAATTTTTTGCTTCAGAAATTCGTGCCAATCATCATGATGCCTTGATCGATTGGGAGAGTTATGGTGATGCGGCACACCTTTCCATTCCGACTCCTGAACACTATTGGCCAGCTTTATATACACTGGCTTTGCAGCAAGAGGGTGAGCAAGCGAAAGTGTTTACAGATGGAATTGAGATGAGTTCTATTAGCATGCTGGGTTTTTCAATTCAATAA
- a CDS encoding cytochrome b/b6 domain-containing protein, with translation MKKIIRIWDLPIRLFHWLLVLCIVGSLISVNLGGNAIQWHAYFGYSVLTLLIFRIVWGFVGSTHARFASFFPTKKAILDYLSGSSPKVLGHNPIGAISVFALLFVLSVQVFTGLFVDDEIAFQGPLAKYVPGWVVSFLSEIHEGNQVVIYTLITIHIAAIWAYKKFKGENLIKPMISGDKEIDPSEEAKYLPADLGRASKDGVLQRGFALVLLSVIAVAVGYLVTK, from the coding sequence ATGAAGAAAATCATTCGCATATGGGATTTGCCAATCCGTTTATTTCATTGGCTATTAGTGCTTTGCATTGTCGGAAGTTTGATAAGCGTCAATCTCGGCGGTAATGCAATTCAATGGCATGCTTATTTTGGCTACAGTGTTTTAACTTTATTGATCTTCAGAATTGTTTGGGGTTTTGTTGGCTCAACCCATGCACGTTTTGCATCATTCTTCCCGACTAAAAAAGCGATCTTGGACTACTTAAGTGGAAGTTCACCAAAAGTTCTTGGTCACAACCCTATTGGTGCAATATCAGTTTTTGCTTTGTTATTTGTACTAAGCGTTCAAGTATTCACTGGTTTATTTGTAGACGACGAGATCGCTTTCCAAGGGCCTTTAGCAAAATACGTGCCAGGCTGGGTTGTCTCATTTCTGTCGGAGATTCACGAGGGTAACCAGGTGGTGATTTATACCCTCATCACTATTCATATTGCAGCCATTTGGGCTTACAAAAAGTTTAAAGGTGAGAATCTGATTAAGCCAATGATTAGTGGCGATAAAGAAATTGACCCAAGTGAGGAGGCAAAATATTTGCCAGCTGACTTGGGTCGCGCATCCAAGGATGGAGTTCTGCAGCGCGGTTTTGCCTTGGTGCTTTTAAGCGTGATCGCGGTGGCGGTGGGCTACTTAGTTACAAAGTAA
- a CDS encoding chromate transporter — protein sequence MIGTLVSLFLKLSAFSLVAFGGINALLPTLYDLSVNQEHWINSQTFADYFAIAQAAPGPNLMTVTLIGWKVGGVIGAAIATLAIAWPSSIMIYFLQRSILGMRDIQKQKMIQAAAGALAVGLVLSAAWGIALQINTGTAAYLLTFGTIAITLLTRWHPLYLIAIGGALGVLGFI from the coding sequence ATGATTGGAACTCTCGTCAGCCTCTTTCTCAAACTTTCAGCCTTCTCCTTAGTTGCGTTCGGAGGAATCAACGCTCTCCTGCCAACACTCTATGATTTATCAGTAAACCAAGAGCACTGGATTAATAGTCAAACCTTTGCTGATTACTTTGCTATTGCGCAAGCTGCACCTGGTCCAAACTTAATGACCGTCACACTCATTGGCTGGAAAGTAGGTGGCGTCATCGGCGCAGCTATTGCAACACTGGCGATTGCCTGGCCATCCTCAATCATGATCTATTTCTTGCAGCGCTCTATTTTGGGCATGCGGGATATTCAAAAGCAAAAAATGATTCAAGCAGCTGCTGGCGCTCTAGCGGTAGGTCTAGTGTTATCAGCCGCTTGGGGTATTGCGCTCCAAATCAACACTGGCACGGCCGCCTACTTATTGACCTTTGGCACGATTGCAATTACCTTACTTACACGCTGGCATCCGCTCTACCTCATTGCAATTGGCGGCGCATTGGGTGTCTTGGGATTTATTTAA
- a CDS encoding chromate transporter, with the protein MPTQPKTLTPKQLFLGFSKIGMSGFGGVLPWARRTIVEQEKWLTSEEFSAMLGICQIVPGPNIVNLGVCVGSRFAGVPGAFAAVMGLMLGPVAIVILLGILYEHYSYMPVVQGLLRGISAVGVGLIASTGFKMMRTELKYPPMLSVIFLTILAATYFHLGLGWVVLLASPLAFFLAWKKVKK; encoded by the coding sequence ATGCCTACTCAACCGAAGACCCTAACCCCCAAGCAGCTCTTTCTTGGCTTTAGCAAAATTGGGATGTCTGGGTTTGGTGGCGTACTACCTTGGGCACGGCGCACGATTGTTGAGCAAGAGAAATGGCTCACTTCCGAAGAATTTAGCGCCATGCTCGGCATCTGCCAAATTGTTCCAGGCCCAAATATTGTGAACCTCGGAGTATGTGTAGGCAGTCGCTTTGCTGGTGTGCCTGGAGCCTTTGCAGCAGTCATGGGCTTAATGCTGGGACCCGTAGCCATCGTCATTTTGCTTGGAATTCTGTATGAACATTACAGCTATATGCCCGTGGTTCAGGGCTTACTCAGAGGCATCTCTGCAGTAGGAGTGGGCCTTATAGCCAGCACAGGTTTCAAAATGATGCGTACCGAACTGAAATACCCGCCGATGCTCTCTGTTATTTTCTTAACCATTTTAGCGGCGACGTATTTTCATTTGGGTCTAGGCTGGGTAGTATTGCTTGCATCTCCACTGGCATTTTTTTTGGCATGGAAGAAGGTAAAGAAATGA
- a CDS encoding cytochrome c, which produces MMKLQKFVLASITTVLTIGTGLAFAQFQKPEDAIKYRQSAFTVMANSFGKIGAAVKGEAPYNKDEVAKNAAIVATLSSLPWQAFGPGTEGGKAQADVWSDNAKFKAAADKMQLAVADLNKAAQSGDLDSIKKTFGAAGATCKGCHDDFKKK; this is translated from the coding sequence ATGATGAAATTACAGAAATTTGTTCTAGCAAGTATCACAACTGTTTTGACGATTGGCACAGGTCTCGCATTTGCTCAATTCCAAAAACCAGAAGACGCAATTAAATATCGTCAAAGTGCATTTACGGTCATGGCAAATTCATTTGGGAAAATTGGTGCTGCTGTGAAGGGTGAAGCTCCTTATAACAAGGATGAAGTTGCAAAAAATGCAGCCATTGTTGCCACTCTCTCCTCATTGCCTTGGCAAGCTTTTGGTCCAGGCACCGAAGGTGGTAAAGCACAAGCAGATGTTTGGTCAGATAACGCTAAATTCAAAGCCGCTGCCGACAAGATGCAATTAGCTGTTGCGGATTTAAATAAGGCTGCCCAGTCTGGCGACTTAGATAGCATTAAGAAAACATTTGGCGCAGCAGGAGCAACCTGCAAAGGCTGCCATGATGATTTCAAAAAGAAATAA
- a CDS encoding site-2 protease family protein: MITDYSIQAVAINAIPLIFAITIHEAAHGYAARKFGDNTAYMLGRVSLNPAKHIDPVGTILIPLVLILTGSPFLVGYAKPVPVNFGRLRNPRIDSIWVALAGPGSNFIQALIWLVLLIALVGFGIDEKFLISMSQAGITWNLGLLVFNLFPLPPLDGGRILSSLLPARQSIALGRLEPWGFFIVLGLVFTGIIGALWITPLMHFFEWLILLLTSPLRMLF; encoded by the coding sequence ATGATTACCGACTATTCTATCCAAGCCGTCGCCATTAATGCGATTCCTTTGATTTTTGCCATCACCATCCACGAGGCGGCCCATGGCTATGCGGCCCGCAAATTTGGGGACAACACCGCTTATATGCTCGGTCGGGTCAGCCTGAATCCAGCCAAACATATAGATCCTGTTGGCACGATCCTGATTCCACTGGTCTTAATTCTCACGGGGTCCCCCTTTTTAGTGGGTTATGCAAAGCCAGTTCCAGTTAATTTTGGCCGCCTCAGAAATCCCAGAATTGACTCCATTTGGGTTGCTCTAGCAGGCCCGGGATCTAACTTTATTCAGGCACTGATCTGGCTCGTACTTCTAATAGCACTGGTTGGGTTCGGGATTGATGAGAAGTTTCTGATCTCCATGTCTCAAGCGGGCATCACTTGGAATTTGGGCTTACTGGTATTTAACCTCTTTCCTCTGCCACCGCTCGATGGCGGCCGAATTCTTTCAAGCCTATTACCAGCTCGTCAATCGATAGCACTTGGACGACTTGAGCCATGGGGTTTCTTTATCGTTCTGGGGTTAGTATTTACAGGAATCATTGGCGCCCTTTGGATAACCCCCTTGATGCACTTCTTTGAATGGCTCATCCTTTTGCTGACCAGCCCACTTAGAATGCTGTTTTAA